The Propionispora hippei DSM 15287 genome includes the window AGGCATCAACCCTTACTATTATTATGTATGGGTTTGTCCGCATTGTGGTTTTGCCGCCCCGGAAACTGAATTCGGCGGTTTCGTTCATGACAAAGTAAGAAAGTTTTTGGCCGGGAAAAAAGTCAATATAAACTTTAGCGGTGTAAGAACCCGCGAACAGGCGTTCAATACCTACCGTTTGGGGATTTTTTATGGTGAGATGGCCGGTATTCAGGCAAGCAAGCTGGCAACGCTTTATTTACGGTTAGCTTGGCTGTACCGTGAAGGCGAGCAGGCGGAAGACGAGCAGGCTGCTTTGGCGAAAGCTGCCGAACAATTTGAAAAGGCTATGATTTATGAGCGTTTCCCGATTGGCGGTATGTCGGAGGTGCAGCTTATGTACTTATTGGGAGAACTTTTCCGGCGCACCGATAAACTGGATGAAGCCTTGCTATTTTATAACCGGGTGGTTTCCAATCCGCAGGCGAAAATGGAAAAGAAAATTTTGGAGATGGCACGGGATGCCTGGCAGGATACCCGTGACCTCAAGAAGCATCAAGCCGCTTCTGTCGAATAAAAAAAATCCGGTGCATTGGCACCGGATTTTTTTATTCGGCAGTTTCCGTTTCGTCTACGTAACTGGCAACAATTTCACCAAAATAGAGCGTGTGATAATCGCCGCTGGGATAACAGGTATTGGCAATGGCCTCTGTGACCTGGTCAGGCTGCATCGGCTGTTTGAAAACGACCTTGCATTCATAATGCAAGCCGCAATTGGCTATACGCGGTGTAGCCAGCTTTTTGGCCGGCACGGCCTGCAGGCCGGCGGCGGCAAATTTATCGATATCCCGTCCCGACTTGGAGCCGCAAAGGGCCAAGGCCTGGCGCATATCCTTAAAGGGGATGCTTACGGTGAACTCATTGCTTTTCTCGATAAGATCGAAGGTGTAGCGGGATGGGCGCACCATCGCCATGAAAATAGGCTTTTGCCAGGCAAAGCCGATAGAACCCCAGGCAATCGTCATGGTATTTACCTTATCGCCGAAGGCAGTAGTTAAAAAAGCGCCTTTGCTGAGAGTTTCCACGGCCTTGGCACTCAATTCATTATAGGCAACATCTTTCGTCATGGGCGGCCTCCTGGTGAGTAATGTGAAAATTTGTTGGGCACTGATTGCCCTATAGCAGGTAAAGGTGTTAACCGTGCTTGCGGCAGAATTCTTTCATGAATTGGCTAAGCGTTTGACAGCCGGCTACCGGCATCGCATTGTAAATAGAAGCTCTTAGTCCGCCTACCGAACGGTGTCCCTTCAGACCGGACATGCCGGCAGCAACCGATTCGGCGGCAAACATTTTTTCCAGTTCTTCATTGGGCAAACGGAAGGTGACATTCATCAGCGAACGGCTGTCTTTGTCGGCATGACCGCGATAGAAGCCGTTGCTGCTATCTATTGCGTCATAAATCAGCCTGGCCTTGGTTACATTGCGCGCTTCCATAGCGGTCAGCCCACCTTGCGCTTTTATCCAGCGCAGCACCAAATTAAGCAGATAGACCGCAAAGGTCGGCGGTGTATTGTAGAGCGAATCGGTCGAGGCATGTGTGTCGTAGCGCAGCATGGTGGGAATGGTCCTGGGGCTGTTTTCCGCCAGTTCTTTGCGGATAATGACTGCAGTCACTCCGGACGGGCCCAGGTTTTTTTGCGCTCCGGCGTAGATTAGTGAGAACTTGGATGCATCGAACGGGCGGCATAAGATATCGGAAGACATATCGGCAAAGAGCGGCACCGGACCAAAGGAAGGAAGCTCTTTCCATTGTGTACCGTAAATCGTGTTATTTGAGGTAATATGGACGTAGGCCGGCTTGTCGCTAAGCTGAATCTCTTCCTGCTGTGGCGTGCGGCGGTAGTTGCCTTCCGCTGTGGAGCCGGCGATGTGCGTCTGCCCGACCAGCTTGGCTTCTTTGAGTGCTTTCTCCGACCAGACACCGGTCAGGATGTAGTCGGCGGTCTGACCGGACGTCAGAAAATTAAGCGGAATCATGGCAAACTGTGTGCTGGCACCGCCTTGTAGAAAGAGTACGCGATATTCGTCGCCCAGTCCCAGCAATTCTTTCATGTTAGCTTCTGCTTCACGATTTACTTCTTCATACGGTTTGGAACGATGGCTGATTTCCAAGATGGACATTCCGGTATTGTTAAAATTTAAGAGCTCCTCCTGGGCTGCCTGTAATACATCGAGTGGCAGTACGGCGGGACCGGCATTAAAATTGATGATTCGGTTAGACAAAAGAATACCTCCCAGATTTCGCAAAGTGCGACATGATGTATGTTATTCTCAGAGAAAATATGTGATTTTTCGCCAGTGTGAATTATGATAATAAATCATATCACTATTTACAGTAATTTGCCAAGAGTAAATATAAGATTTCAGCAAAAATATGTAGATAAATGTTTTTTTTGAAAACACACTTGACTTTACGAAGTGGATAAAATATAATCAGTCTATCAACTTAATTGCCGGGCGGCCGTTTCTATTGCTGCTTTGCCTGTTGAACACAATGAAGGAGAAGTCATGAGCCGCAGTACGGCAGAGAGCCGGTGGAGGGTGCAAACCGGTGTACTGGGCAGATGATTCCGCTCCGGAGTGGCTGGTGATGAATTATGACGGGTCCGCCCGATACAGCGGTCAAAGTAGGCTGCGTATGCGGCAAGCTGGGTGGTACCGCGGGATTTCAGTCTCGCCCCAAATATTTTGGGGCGGGACTTTTTTGCGTGACCGGCAGGTTTGAATTCCGGTCATAACCCCCAAGGAGGAGCTGGCTGTTCTATGCTTGCGAGCGGAGACAGCAAAGCAAGTTGTTCGCTGATGGTTAGTTGAAGGGAAGTCCCTTTGGCCTAATTCTTAAATTTGGAGGTAGACAATGAAGATTTTAGTAAGTGATCCTGTTTCCGTACAGGGCATTGAAATTTTGCAAAAGGAGTTTCAGGTTGATGTAAAGACCAAGCTTTCGCCGGAGGAATTGATTGCGATCATTCCCGAATACGATGCTCTGGTAGTGAGAAGCGAAACCAAGGTGACCAAGGCGGTCATCGAAGCGGCTGTTAAATTAAAAGCCATCGGGCGGGCCGGTGTTGGGGTGGACAATATTGATGTAGAGGCCGCCACTAAAAAGGGCATTATTGTTATGAACGCACCGGAGGGCAACACTATCGCTGCTACGGAGCATACTATTGCTATGATGATGGCGCTGACGAGAAATATTCCGCAAGCCTATGCTTCGATGAAGCGCGGCGAATGGCAGCGCGGCAAGTTTACCGGTGTAGAAGTACGCGGCAAAACACTGGGGGTTATTGGTCTTGGCCGTATCGGCACAGGTGTCGCCAAGCGGGCGATTGCCATGGAAATGAAAATCCTGGCCTATGATCCGTTTATTAGCGCGGAACGGGCCAAAGCACTGGGCATTGAGCTGGGCGAGCTTGACGAGGTTTTTGCCAACGCTGATTTTATTACCTTGCATTTGCCGCTTACGTCGGAGACGAAAAATCTGATTAATCAAGCAGCGTTTGATAAAATGAAAACCGGCGTTCGTCTGGTCAACTGTGCCCGCGGCGGCGTGATTAACGAAGCCGATTTGGCTGCGGCTATTGAAGCGGGGAAGGTGGCTGGCGCTGCCATTGACGTGTTTGAAAAAGAACCGGTTGATCCGGAGAATCCGCTGTTAAAACTGGATAAAGTGGTCGTTACGCCGCATTTGGGAGCTTCCACGGCGGAAGCCCAGGTAGGCGTGGCTGTCGATGTGGCCCATGGCATTATTGCCGCCTTAAAGGGTGAGCCGGTGGCCACCGCCGTCAACATGGCACCCATACCCGCCGATGTGCTGGAACGGATTAAGCCGTTCTTTACCTTGGCGGAAAAAATGGGCTGTCTAGCCGTGGCTATCGCCGATGGCCGTATCAATTCCATCCAGGTGGAATACAATGGTGAAATTACCGAAGTGGACACGAAAATGCTGACTACGGCAGTAGTCAAGGGTGTGCTCAATCCGATCCTGCAGGAAACAGTGAACTATGTCAACACTCCCGGGATTGCCAAAACCCGCGGCATTGCCGTCCGGGAAGTGAAAATAAAACAGACGGCTGATTTTGCCGATTTGATTACGGTAAGAATTAACAGTGACAAGGGCTATCATACGGTTGGCGGCACGCTGTTTGGCCAGGAAGGCCGGATTGTATCCATCGACGGCCATCGCGTGGATGTCGATCCCAGCGGCTGGCTCATGCTTAGTCCTCACATTAACCGCCCGGGCATTATCGGCAAGGTGGGCACCCTCTTAGGTCAGGAGGGCATTAATATTGCCAGCATGCAGGTAGGGAAGACCACGACGGAAGGCACCAATATTATGGCCTTAGGGGTCGACTCCGATATCCCTGTCGATGTATTGGCCAAGATTAAGGCTGTAGACGGAATATTCGGGGCGAAATTAGTTAATTTCAACGCCGGTTAAGCAGGAGGGAAAAAAGATGGCTGTAATCAAACCGTTTTGCGGAGTAAGACCTGCGCCGGAATTGGCGGAGAAAGTGGTATCCCTGCCTTATGATGTTATGGACTCGGAGGAAGCCAGAAAAATAACTGAACGGAATCCCTACAGTTTTCTCCGGGTTACTAAATCCGAGGTGGATTTGGACCGCACTGTTGATATTCATGGGCCCCAGGTATATGAAAAGGCTGCCGATAATTTGCGCCGCTTCATTGCCGAGGGGATTCTACGCCAGGACGCTACGCCTTGCTTCTATATATATAAGCAAAGAATGGGCGACCATGTGCAGATCGGACTGGTAGCCGGGGCATCGGTGGCCGAGTATCAACAAAACATAATCAAAAAGCATGAGCTGACCAGACATGATAAAGAGCTGGATCGGGTAAATCATATTACGGCCACCGAGGCCCAGACGGGCGCCGTTTTTCTTACCTATCAGTCCGATCCGTCAATTAATGCACTGATCGCGTCGCACATGCGTACGCCGGTATATGATTTTATTACGGAAGATGGCATTGGACATACACTATATGTGGTTTCTGACGAAAAAGCCATTGCCGACCTGGAGGCGGCTTTTCAAAAGGTTCCGGTCATGTATATTGCCGACGGCCATCATCGTTCCGCTGCCGCCGCCAGAGTCGCTGATGCCTGGCATGAGAAAAGCGGGGCTACAGGCCAAGCGGAAGTGGATCGCTTCTTAGCCGTGATTTTTCCCCATGATATGATGTATATTATGGATTATAACCGGGTGGTTGCTGATTTGAACGGTATCACACCGGAGGCTTTTTTGCAGGCGTTGAAGGAGAAGTTTGACGTTGACGAATATACCGCCGGCACTTACAAGCCGCAGTCCGCCCATACTTTCGGCATGTATCTCAATACCGGAAAGTGGTACGCCCTTACGGCCAAAACGACAATTATTCCGGCCAATAATCCGGTAGCGAGCCTGGATGTCAGTATTTTACAGGAGCAAGTGTTACAGCCGCTCTTAGGTATTGCAGATCCCCGTACTGACAAACGGATTCATTTTGTCGGCGGCATACGGGGCATGGCCGAATTGGAACGGCTGGTGGACAGCGGAAAATTTGCCGTAGCATTTTCCATGTTTCCCACTTCCATTAACGAACTGATGGCGATTGCCGATGCCGGTCAGATTATGCCGCCTAAGTCCACCTGGTTTGAGCCAAAATTACGTGATGCTATGGTCATTCATACCTTTGTCAGGTAATTTTTACTGGATAAAGCCATAGTTTCTGTTTTTCTTTGCCGGCGGTGAAAAATCTGCCGTACTAATAATTCATAACGTATCTTGAGATATGGGGGTTCTCCGTGTGCTAACGGGGAACCCCCATGGTTTTTATGAAAAATTTTTATTTGCCGGGGCCGTGGAAAATAGAAGGAAATAGCTATTTTAGGAGCAGTTGTGCAGCAGGGGAAATTCCATCTTTTTCTTGACAAAGTAAAAATAAGTGCTATATTATACTTGTGCTTTTGAAACTGATATTCATTATCATATATATATAAATGAGGTTACAAATGACGACTGAATCGGGGAACTGCTATACAGAGTCCAAAGTAGGCATGAACACGTTTCTTCGCATAATCAGTTATGCCGGAAACTGCCCGGAAGCTTTTGCGGCGGCATGGGATATCTTTCAAAGAATTGAACGATTGTGCAGCCGTTTTGAACAAACAAGCCAACTTTCGCAAATCAATCAAATGGCTGGCACGGCGCGGATGGCTGTGGACGCAGAAGTATTAAAAATCTTACTGGCAGCCCAGAAAGTTGCGGATTTTACCGGCGGTGCCTTTGATGCGACGATTGGAGCCGTAACCGAGCTTTGGGCGATTGGCGGGCCGGAAGGTAAGCTTCCGGCGGTAAGCGAACGTAAAGAAGCAGCGAACCTTGTTAATTACCGCTTGCTGGATATCAACAGGGAAGGTGTTTTTTTACCGCAGCCGGGCATGAAACTGGATGTAGGCGGGATTGCCAAAGAATTTGCCGTGCATGAGGCTGCCCAAACGGCATCCAATCAAGGGCTTTCAGCCGGTATTATTGATGCCGGCGGCGACATTTGCGCCATCGGTGCAAGGCCTGACCGGGAACCCTGGCGAATTGGCATCCAGCATCCCCGGCGGCAGAATGCGTTACTGGCCAGTGTCTCGCTGCAAAATTGGGATACGGTGGAAACCTCCGGTGATTATCGCCGTTATCTCCAGAATAAGGACTTTTTTCATTCCCATATTTTTGATCCCCGTGCCGATGACGAAACCGGTGAATTGATCAGCGTAACACTGGTTTACAAAAGGAAAGAACAGTTGCTCCCGATTAACGGAACGGCCTGTATGGTTGCTGGTCTAGCGGCAAGCAGGCGGTTTCTGGAACAGCTCCCGGGGGTCGAGGCGGTTTTGGTGACCAATAAACTGCAAGTCTTTATTACAGAGGGGCTGGAGAATTATATTCATGTTCTGCCACAGGACATGAAACAGCAAACAGTTGTTTTAAAAAGGAAGGTGTTTCAGGGATGAACAGTATAGAACTTTTCCAAAAAGGCGGTCCCGTTATGTATTTGCTGTTACTCTGCTCATTGAGCGTTGCGGCGATTGCCATCGACCGGTTTCTTTTTTACCGGCGGGCGCGGGCGGGGCTGCAGCCTTTCTTGACTTTGCTGCCGGGTATTTTGCGGGAGCATCCTCTGGAAAAACTGCGGGAGCTTTTTCAGCAGGAGAAACATGCGGCCGGTTTTTTGGCTGAAACCGGGGTAAGTGCTGCCTGTGAAGAAAAGGATATTGAGCTTGCTTTGGATACGGCCTATACGGTGGCTGCCATGCAATTGCGCTCAAAGCTTAATTATGTGTCCATGGTGGTGACGATGGCACCGCTATTAGGTCTTTTAGGAACGATCTTTGGGATGATCGATTCGTTCAGTATTTTTAATTTGCAGGCAGGCCAGCCGCTGGCGATTACGGGAGGCATCGGCGAAGCCTTGATTGCGACGGCAACCGGTTTGTGTGTAGCGATTTTCGCTTTGCTGGTACATACGTATTTTTCTCAGCAACTGGATAAGCTGCTTAGCGATTTGGATCTTGCGGCGTCTGTTGTTTTGTCCGAGTTGAAGCGGAAAAAAGGAGACAAGGGTCATGCGGCGTGATTTTCGTATAGCTGAGCAGCCCAAGATAATGATTATTCCGATGATTGATATTATGCTGTTTGTATTGGTGTTTTTTATGGTCAGTACCATTTATATGGTGCAGCTTAACACGCTGCCGGTGAATTTGCCGGCGGCTGCGGCAGCGCAAAGAGAAACAAAACCGAACCTGATTTCGATTACCATCACGGAGCAGGGGGATGTTGTCTATGATAAGGATACTCTGCCGGTGGAGAATCTGGCTGAACGAATTCGAAGCTCTTTGATGGCCGATTCGGAAACGGTATTCGTTTTGCGTGGTGACCGCAAAGCTTTTTATGAAGACATGGCGACGGTTTTGGATGCGCTGAAACAGTCCGGCGCGCGTCACGTATCGATTGCGACTGAGCTGAAAGGGAGGTAATTGCCTTGCAGTATCCGACTTATTGGCGGATGGCGTTTTTCTTGGCTTTTTTCTTTCATTTGACGGCTTGGCTGCTGGGAAGCCTGATTCTTCCCCATTTACAGGCGAAGACAGTTGCGGCGCCTGATTCCGTACAGGCCATAGAATGGGAGAATGTTGATACAGAAGAGAAGGTGGAGCCGCCTGTGGCGACACCGCTGCCGCCGCCTGAACCAAAAGAGGAAAAACCGCCTGAGCCGGCAAAACCTGAACAGCCGCCGGCTGAGCAGGAGGAAACGGCGCCGATTCTGGCGGAACAGGATGAACCGGTGATTGCGAAACTGCAAGAACTGGCAGAGGAACCGGAAAAGCTGGATAAGGTTGTTATTGTTAAGGAACCGGCAGACAGCGTGCCTGTACAAATGGGGCAGCCGCCGAAGTTGATTACGGACTATTATCCGCCGTCAGCCAATGTCAAATTTCGTGGCAGGGTCAGTGTTTTTGCGACTATCGGCAAAGATGGAAAAATCATTAAAACAAAAATCGCCGTTACCTCCGGCAAACCTGAGGTAGATCAGCTGGCGATGGATGCTGCCCGGCGCTGGACGTTTAAAGCGGCGCTGGATCAGCAAGGCCGACCGATGGAATGTACGAAAATTATTTCCATACCTTTTAATGTTCCTAAAAAGAAGTAATTTTTTTTGCAATAATGATGATAATGAGTATCATTATAATAAAAAGAAGGTCGTGTACACTGTGAAAAAAGGTATTATTCTTTTACTTGCCTTATTTTTTTTAGCGCTGCCATCGGCTCAGGCAGCGCCTAAATGGGAACAAGTAGCCGGACATATTCAGGAGACGATGAAAGAGGCACTGCAGTTGTATGATGCCGGTGACCGTGAAGGTGCCAAGAAGGTTGTCAATGATGCCTATTATGGCGTTTATGAAAAAGACGGCCTGGAAAAAGCCATTCGTACTACGGTAGCGGTGAAAAATGCCAATCTTACGGAGTATCAATTTTACCGAATAAAAAAATTGATAAATGAGGGCGCCGACAGCGCTGAGGTACATGCCGCGAATGATGTATTGGCGGAGATGATTAATGATGATGTGAAAAGCCTGGAAGGGCACGCTGCACAAGGCGGCTGGGCATCTTTCTGGCCGGCGTTTCTAATCCTTGTCCGCGAGGGCATTGAAGCGATTTTAGTGCTGGCGGCGATTATCGCTTATCTGCAGAAATCGGGCAATGTCAAATATCTTGATGTCGTTTATAATTCTTCCATTGCCGCTATCATTTTCAGCTTTGTTACTGCCTATGTGTTTAACTTACTAACTAAGCAATTCGGCGCGGGGGCCAACCAGGAAATTGTTGAGGGCATAACCGTGTTGGTGGCGGCTGCTGTGTTGCTGTCAGTGAGCTTCTGGATGGGCGGGAAAACGAATGCCAAGGCCTGGGAAGCGTATATTCAGGGCATGGTGAAGGCGTCGCTCAGCAGCGGCAAGGCCAAGGCTCTCGGGTTTGCCGCCTTTCTGGCGGTTTACCGCGAAGGAGCGGAAGTGGTTTTGTTTTATCAGGCCCTGTTTAATAGCGCCGCCGGTGATGTGGAAATGATTTGGCTGGGTTTTCTTGCCGGCTGTGTCGCTTTGGCCATTATTTTCGCGCTTATCCGTTATGGAACCTTGCGAATCCCCTTGCGGCCGTTTTTTATCGGCACCAGCATCTTTATGTTTATCCTGGCTATAAGCTTTGCCGGCAGCGGCATTGGAGAACTGCAGGAAGGAGGTATTGTCAGTATGACGCCTGTCGAGGGAATCCCCGTTCCGAGCATTGATCTTTTAGGGATTTATCCAACTTATGAGACCTTGGCAATTCAGGTGTTCTTGCTATGTGCTGCTGCAGGTACTGTCTATTATAGAAAATACCAAAGCAAAGCTTTGGAAAAAACTATTTAAATGTGAAAAGGAGTGTGTAGGTTGACTATGAAAAAGTTAAAAATGTTATTTACTATTTGTGCAGCTTTTGCTACGTTCTTTTCCTTCAGCGGGATTGTTTCGGCAGGCGGATTCCAGGAATATCCCATAGGGGATGAGCAAGAAGCAGTGAATGAACATTTTAAAGTGGCCCTTGTTTATTTCCAACCGATTCAGATGGAACCGGCAGGCATGATGCTTGATCCGGATAAAGCCGATATTCATATAGAAACAGATATCCATGCAACAGAAGGCAATAATACAGGTTTTGGCGTTGGCGAGTGGATTCCTTATCTGACTGTACATTATAAAATGACGAAAAAAGAAACCGGACAAACGCTGGAAGGCGTATTGATGCCGATGAATGCCGATGATGGGCCCCACTATGGAGCAAACGTCAAAATGCTGGGCGCCGGTACATACGATTGCGAATTTACCATTGACAGCCCGCTGCGGATGAATTATGGCTTGCATGTAGATAAAGAAACCGGCGTGGAAGGGCGTTTCTGGGAAAAACCGGTTGTTATGCACTGGACCTTCAATTATGTGCCCAGACATTGGTAAACGGGTATAAATGAAGAAGCAGTATCCTGTCCGGCGAGGGTTTGTTTTAGGCAAACCTTTGGCGGACAGGACTTTTTTCATAGAAAGGAATAGTGTTTATGATACAAACCTTTTTACAACAGTTCATTCCGGTGATGGAGCAGGGTGTTGCGTTAGCTGTGCCGCTGGGAATTTTACTGGCCATTCTATTGCGGATGAATATTTTTACCTATAAGACTGTTTTTTGGCGTGCTCTGTCCTGGGGATTTTGGGGTTCCGTGTTTATTATTGCGGTAAAGGTCGGCACCCGTAACGCGGTGAGCCGGGAGGTTTTTGAAGGGATTGCTGTTTGCATTGCTATCTTTGGTGAACTTGGTTTATTAGCACTTTTCTTTCGGAAAAATCAGGAGAAATCAGTTCAGGTAGAAAAGAAACTGAAAGTATCTATTTTAGCGGTAGTGATTGCTCTGTTTTGGTATCATGGGATGGAAATCTGGCTGTTGCCGGTGAACATCGCCATCACTGCGGTGGGCGACTATTTTACACTGACCGTATTAATGAAATCGCTGGGCGTTGTTTGCGGCATCGGCCTGGCGGTGCTCGGCGGTTATCTGGTACATCAGGCGGCAGCGGCATTATATTATCGCCGGTTGCTGTTTGTATTTACCGTACAAATGGTAGCTATTCTCTTACAGCAGATCATTTTTATAACCCAAATTCTGATGGCCCGGCAGTTTTTACCGGGCGGTGTGTTGATGCAAATTATGGCACCGTTGATTGACCGGCAGTCCTGGTTTATTTTTGTCGTGTTCTTTGTTACCTTGCTAGTGCCGCTGACTTTATTTTTACAGAAGAAGCCGGAGCGTCCGGCCGATGCCAATCCGGCTCAATACCGCAAGATTCTCATGCAAGCGCAGCATAAACTGCGTTGGGGAACCGCCACCGTTTTCTGCTTGGCTTTTATGGTTTTTTTCTCCAGCTTTGGCAGTGTCTATGCCAATAAAACGATGGAATTGGTGCCGGCTCTGCCAATCAATGCGGTTGACGGTAAGGTGGGGGTGCCCTTGTCAGAAGTTGGTGACGGACATTTGCACCGTTATGTATATAAAGCTTCAGGCGGTGAACTGGTGCGGTTTATCGTCATTCAAAAGGGTGGCTCGGCTTATGGTGTAGGCCTGGATGCCTGCGAAATATGCGGTCCTACCGGCTACTATGAAAAGGATGGTCAGGTTATCTGTAAATTATGCGAAGTGATGATGAATAAGGCTACCATCGGAATGCGCGGCGGCTGCAATCCGATTCCGCTTGAATATAAAGTGGATAACGGCCGGATCAGTATCGCGCAAGCCAGTCTTGAACAGGAGCGCAAGCGTTTTAGATAAGGCGGCGAGAAAGGAGAGTGAAATGCTTTGTTCTGGCAAATGGTGAAAGGAGCCGTCGTACGGCAAGGACGCCGGCTGCTGCTGGTTGCACTTACCGTAGCACTGGGCGTATCGCTGGCCGCGGCCATGCTGAATGTTATGTTCGATGTGGGTGAGAAAGTAAATCAGGAATTGAAGGCCTATGGGGCGAATATTACGGTAACGCCGAAAAACTCGTCCGTACTGAAAGATGTGTATGGGCTGGATACGACAACGGCGCACCGGGAGTACCTGGAAGAAGCCGATGTCGGCAAGATTAAGACAATTTTCTGGACGAATAATATTGTTGCCTTTGCGCCGCAGCTTAACGCTTCCTTAACGCTGAAAGATGGCCGCCAGGTCAGCATTCATGGCACATGGTTCGACCATGGCATGCTGTTGCCTACAGGCGAATATATTTCGACCGGAGAAAAATATTTAAAATCATGGTGGAAAATTGATGGGGCGTGGCCCGATGAGCAACAGGAAAACTCAGTATTGGTTGGGCAAAAGCTGGCCAAGGAGCTGGATGTTCAGCCTGGCACCGATATCTTATATGAAGCAAACGGCAAGATGGAAACGTTGCGTGTAAGCGGAATTGTAAGCGGTGGTGGTGCGGAAGAGGGGGGAATTCTGGCGCCGTTAGCTTTGGTACAGAAGCTTGCCGGTTTAGCGGGGAAAATCGATCAAATTGAAGTCAGTGCGATTACCACACCGGAAAATGAGCTGGCCCGGAAAGCAGCCGTCAACCCCAAAAGCCTGTCGCTAAAAGAATATGAAATTTGGTATTGTACGGCCTATGTAAGCTCTATTGCTTTTCAGATTGAGGAAGTCGTGAAAAATTCGGTGGCTCATCCTGTCCGGCAGATCGCCGAGTCGGAAGGAAAAATTTTGGATAAGACGCAACTGCTGATGCTGCTCATTACTGCGTTAAGCCTTTTAAGTTCGGCTCTGGGGGTTTCCAATCTGGTAAGCGCCAATATTATGGAACGAAGTCGCGAACTTGGTCTCTTAAAGGCTATGG containing:
- a CDS encoding DUF2318 domain-containing protein gives rise to the protein MIQTFLQQFIPVMEQGVALAVPLGILLAILLRMNIFTYKTVFWRALSWGFWGSVFIIAVKVGTRNAVSREVFEGIAVCIAIFGELGLLALFFRKNQEKSVQVEKKLKVSILAVVIALFWYHGMEIWLLPVNIAITAVGDYFTLTVLMKSLGVVCGIGLAVLGGYLVHQAAAALYYRRLLFVFTVQMVAILLQQIIFITQILMARQFLPGGVLMQIMAPLIDRQSWFIFVVFFVTLLVPLTLFLQKKPERPADANPAQYRKILMQAQHKLRWGTATVFCLAFMVFFSSFGSVYANKTMELVPALPINAVDGKVGVPLSEVGDGHLHRYVYKASGGELVRFIVIQKGGSAYGVGLDACEICGPTGYYEKDGQVICKLCEVMMNKATIGMRGGCNPIPLEYKVDNGRISIAQASLEQERKRFR
- a CDS encoding iron transporter, with the protein product MLFTICAAFATFFSFSGIVSAGGFQEYPIGDEQEAVNEHFKVALVYFQPIQMEPAGMMLDPDKADIHIETDIHATEGNNTGFGVGEWIPYLTVHYKMTKKETGQTLEGVLMPMNADDGPHYGANVKMLGAGTYDCEFTIDSPLRMNYGLHVDKETGVEGRFWEKPVVMHWTFNYVPRHW
- a CDS encoding energy transducer TonB; the protein is MQYPTYWRMAFFLAFFFHLTAWLLGSLILPHLQAKTVAAPDSVQAIEWENVDTEEKVEPPVATPLPPPEPKEEKPPEPAKPEQPPAEQEETAPILAEQDEPVIAKLQELAEEPEKLDKVVIVKEPADSVPVQMGQPPKLITDYYPPSANVKFRGRVSVFATIGKDGKIIKTKIAVTSGKPEVDQLAMDAARRWTFKAALDQQGRPMECTKIISIPFNVPKKK
- a CDS encoding ABC transporter permease, yielding MFWQMVKGAVVRQGRRLLLVALTVALGVSLAAAMLNVMFDVGEKVNQELKAYGANITVTPKNSSVLKDVYGLDTTTAHREYLEEADVGKIKTIFWTNNIVAFAPQLNASLTLKDGRQVSIHGTWFDHGMLLPTGEYISTGEKYLKSWWKIDGAWPDEQQENSVLVGQKLAKELDVQPGTDILYEANGKMETLRVSGIVSGGGAEEGGILAPLALVQKLAGLAGKIDQIEVSAITTPENELARKAAVNPKSLSLKEYEIWYCTAYVSSIAFQIEEVVKNSVAHPVRQIAESEGKILDKTQLLMLLITALSLLSSALGVSNLVSANIMERSRELGLLKAMGATDLAVVLLVLTEIFIAGIIGGTLGYFMGLGFAQIIGNTVFGSSIAVNLAVIPIVAVLMAFVLLLGSLPAIRMLLSLRPAIVLHGR
- a CDS encoding FTR1 family iron permease translates to MKKGIILLLALFFLALPSAQAAPKWEQVAGHIQETMKEALQLYDAGDREGAKKVVNDAYYGVYEKDGLEKAIRTTVAVKNANLTEYQFYRIKKLINEGADSAEVHAANDVLAEMINDDVKSLEGHAAQGGWASFWPAFLILVREGIEAILVLAAIIAYLQKSGNVKYLDVVYNSSIAAIIFSFVTAYVFNLLTKQFGAGANQEIVEGITVLVAAAVLLSVSFWMGGKTNAKAWEAYIQGMVKASLSSGKAKALGFAAFLAVYREGAEVVLFYQALFNSAAGDVEMIWLGFLAGCVALAIIFALIRYGTLRIPLRPFFIGTSIFMFILAISFAGSGIGELQEGGIVSMTPVEGIPVPSIDLLGIYPTYETLAIQVFLLCAAAGTVYYRKYQSKALEKTI